A section of the Maniola jurtina chromosome 28, ilManJurt1.1, whole genome shotgun sequence genome encodes:
- the LOC123879367 gene encoding ras-related protein Rab-24-like, with amino-acid sequence MSRCDFKIVLLGSEHVGKTSLVLRFVNCRFNSGTPYQNTIGAAFCAKQMHSNGKDFNVGIWDTAGSERYEAMTKMYYRGAHAAIICYEPSSQASWTRLRHWLLELRTVEEDCKVYLCGTKKDLLDSGAAQREVPEDIVATYSQGLRGHFLTSSKTGENVDELFQKIVDDCATDLRVMKNVEEARVQLQKEDAAYRAKHKEYCFC; translated from the exons ATGAGTAGATGTGATTTTAAAATAGTGCTTTTGGGCAGCGAACATGTTGGAAAAACTAGCCTGGTACTTCGATTTGTTAATTGCAGATTCAATTCTGGTACGCCATATCAAAAC ACAATCGGTGCAGCTTTTTGTGCCAAACAGATGCACTCCAACGGCAAAGACTTCAATGTTGGGATTTGGGACACGGCTGGCAGTGAAAG GTATGAAgctatgaccaaaatgtactacCGTGGGGCTCACGCAGCTATAATATGTTATGAACCTTCTTCACAAGCCTCGTGGACTCGGTTAAGACATTGGCTGTTGGAACTGCGCACTGTTGAAGAG GACTGCAAGGTATACCTATGTGGTACGAAAAAGGACCTCTTAGACAGTGGTGCAGCGCAGAGAGAGGTGCCAGAGGACATAGTGGCAACATACTCACAAGGGTTGAGAGGTCACTTCCTGACCTCCAGCAAAACTGGGGAGAATGTTG acgagctttttcaaaaaatcgtCGACGACTGCGCGACGGATCTCAGAGTGATGAAGAACGTAGAAGAAGCGAGAGTGCAGCTGCAAAAAGAAGATGCTGCTTACAGAGCGAAGCATAAAGAATATTGCTTCTGttga